One genomic segment of Arachis duranensis cultivar V14167 chromosome 4, aradu.V14167.gnm2.J7QH, whole genome shotgun sequence includes these proteins:
- the LOC107482714 gene encoding chromatin structure-remodeling complex protein SYD isoform X22, whose amino-acid sequence MASSQNVELEAAKFLHKLIQDSKDEPAKLATKLCVILQHMKSSGKEHSMPYQVISRAMETVINQHNLDIEALKSSRPPSSGAGSSQRGTSQAVGVATDSRAGLPENVMPKMDSFASGRPPYPPSIGAPDHYQGSAAQRSGQSFDHGSPSSLDSRSANSQSHDRRDTTNLDKQVNQKDGKKATSKRKRGDTLSPAEPHVDIPSRLDQRNTANTRKGKMTKAESSDGLPVRSGELTNFNRVPSSSQMQRANQEGPTKIGNPVPCAPNSKYPEDTEVSSAHIASGAHPMVHGGMGVATSAYAMTESVLSSSMRHGGMLGHDSGSSTTSADEHKIGQTDRHSSNSEITMLRQGVPPRDMARSTISGSSGVPFKEQQLKQLRAQCLVFLAFRNGLAPKQLHLEIALGTAFSREGKDHTDHKGKSQSSVELGTSSGAMMPFGGLNNMRQPDNNNSSGSPSAGKSLEATSFCKGTESAIMTGDKGILSEERKHLLAVKKVELEKQIQERAGAQASSATSFQQQDSSSTKGDVDSGNLQVGLSNRPSSVIGLNKQMNPEINGFTGFASSDEASEGPSQVSSLQHELPIERRDNVVNQFQNMVNSGGSRNHHSLNHLTYALKEHLKPVPGTGIDPQGASLMKDADLLAKNVSSDGFKTVPVNDASRHDATFSTDIEENGRLPPPKYTMSGRWIMDQQKKRLLVQQNWVQKQQKTKQIMTTCFLKLKENVSSSEDISAKTKSVIELKKLQLLDLQRRLRSDFLNDFFKPITTEMEQLKSVKKHRHGRRVKQLERYEHKMREERQKRIRERQKEFFSEIEVHKEKLDDVFKIKRERWKGVNRYVKEYHKRKERIHREKIDRIQREKINLLKINDVEGYLRMVQDAKSDRVKQLLKETEKYLQKLGSKLQEAKTAAGRFEHDIDEAQCGSFLDKSESTLENEDEGDQAKHYLESNEKYYMMAHSVKESIAEQPSCLKGGKLREYQMNGLRWLVSLYNNHLNGILADEMGLGKTVQVISLICYLMESKNDRGPFLVVVPSSVLPGWDSEINFWAPDVHKIVYAGPPEERRRLFKDRIVHQKFNVLLTTYEYLMNKHDRPKLSKIHWHYIIIDEGHRIKNASCKLNADLKHYQSSHRLLLTGTPLQNNLEELWALLNFLLPNIFNSSEDFSQWFNKPFESAGDNSPDEALLSEEENLLIINRLHQVLRPFVLRRLKHKVENELPEKIERLVRCEASAYQKLLMKRVEENLGSIGTTKARSVHNSVMELRNICNHPYLSQLHAEEVDNFIPRHYLPPIIRLCGKLEMLDRILPKLKAADHRVLFFSTMTRLLDVMEEYLTLKQHRYLRLDGHTSGGDRGALIDLFNQPGSPYFIFLLSIRAGGVGVNLQAADTVIIFDTDWNPQVDLQAQARAHRIGQKKDVLVLRFETVQTVEEQVRASAEHKLGVANQSITAGFFDNNTSAEDRREYLESLLRECKKEEAAPVLDDDALNDLLARSEAEIDVFEAVDQKRREDEMATWKKLVSGPATDGSEPIPTLPSRLVTDEDLKQFYEAMKIFDVSKDEVASNGIKRKSGTPGGLDTQHYGRGKRAREVRSYEEQWTEEEFDKMCKAESPGSPKVMEEVIESNCKTNASSFAATASVTETAVVPPVAPATSSLGSLPVHKVKDITPPAKRGRGRPRRITSDKLPVTAVPLATSGTVEVDMQVKEGTLLGQVVLSTLESISHSSEVIGVSGPAQQSATGVSPNLTTPPNSQAEGTTVSVPIQTRGQGRKSQGGGEATRRRGKKQVLVLPPVSGVSIGPDLKMNEQLEHKPLNPSAGEAISQGDTVSSSATVQHSSTEPGSVTLSSGGDNKSGVGIALSSQQPLPLSSVTPVPQTVPTYPSVPIQNDGQHQKPQNGSGAPRRRGKKKAMVLPIPDVSGSQNLHLTSNLQSSSGNVLHDKATELKSLQDSLVQESHSVVQDHASHSIVDKDLKSTEVSGDIANKALVESTTEDNTKRSPGLEIEKVQNSDMHGSASIHLSNTLVLENSRNKSFCDSTLPVTEVTRDQQLEAKTHHCDEASKPDTFPVHSTKETKGSSNKAVEPMAAQAVPNASDNAYPSISGSESIQPCPPESMPVKRQGRKTQNRVEPPRRRGRKSSSASPVVSDSLATQDPNLNNDFQKSSVESSVGKVATDVAQAQAFQILLPSGGAAHDLNTKEGAAISSLNKQQKVAPGRVDSAPVSSDKITAFGRMQNVNDVARVMKEVFSGTCLPKPKAADSAAGELLKTNTTIDSMNTQLNADKAGYDITNSEAACLTPGIAVNIQEKESEGEFNNQKLEDKASSDIPNTGAVDVSNNMCLRDKTGKEHDKQSEVSDMQILESKENSDMPTTGAVNRNERQLEETSTTLYLEGKAASDKPTTGVVDAFNFQCSENKTDSDMSATEVEFLISDLPVNTHEKQSVEALNIRNLEDKASLDILTTEAACPDLDHAVNKYDKEVMEASNIQILEDKVNSDMPTAGVVVTSNDQFLEVKAGMDEPTSGAACLTSDLSINQREQLEEASSIQKPDVESSSDVPATGGVSASNIQCSEDKPYSEISAGEDGCATVDLAVNGKEKQSEEESNIQNLGNKISSDMPTTGALCLTPIIPTDGNVQLSEPPSDQEITALNEPLPSAMEVDTPICDDIKEKQDHIQHCTKTCSNQSEVEALDATPLSSAVRTECLSESSTKSSPLASSGENMSDQPQVIPSCPLTPTVSKELVNSPISKSCEINYRNEVNCSMQDSDLLERESQITVGNNSQNALELAIEQNALSPSETEATNVALSGKYLDALKHAELHENPLVKSCSQSLSEGKMNMGDFICEQPVSAVDISSNIDPVPKENVISAAAIGDTNVDSSVVCPMNIDTSLSNQVTIVQDNEIVTKSCRQDVDTSSADEVEKIIDQSPDEPVDRSVLQQTSGSKAVANSSVDASQSVLVEEGTISETAILPSSSFSIDDNKVSSKTCAISNSETLEEAMEEGATDRSEFLPPEKGAEESCRNATEVPSTVPVLLQESIDSEGDHRDQGKSQVGGIPENHETGMLAAPKTSEGGNEVETFSDKGPLGSSDAWDESKGLADMENQTEAIQNHAAEIDVPCTSASGDKAEGEPKGLADMENQAEAIQNRSAEMDVLCLSASGVKAEGESKEVADMENRAEAIQNCAAEMDVPCTSAPGDKAEGESKGLADMENLAEAIQDCAAEMHVPCVSSPGDKAEGEYKGLADMENEVETIESCAAEMEVSCSSASGDKAEGENVLVGTKEKILVSEDTEAFAVDETDVSNGGPAVPETTSANGAPLPCSSLRVGEPFVGHDTKGTETGVANHDNQAIRQNALKDAEECSSSAAADIIEKSSPQKDVIESSPLLPLETSVDGVPPPCSSVAEGERVESLSDEALVDSAVKLGTKNSEASQDNLVLQENALNEMEKTLPSATEDRVAVCSPEKDNLTTACSEAPQESEKYENVQNRSEEEPGQSSVAEETKKD is encoded by the exons ACTGACAGGCATAGTAGTAACTCAGAAATAACTATGCTTAGACAAGGGGTTCCTCCCAGAGATATGGCAAGATCCACGATTAGTGGATCATCTGGTGTGCCTTTCAAAGAACAACAGTTGAAACAGCTCCGAGCTCAGTGCCTTGTTTTTCTAGCATTTAG AAATGGTTTAGCACCAAAGCAACTACATCTTGAAATTGCTCTTGGAACCGCTTTTTCTAGAGAAG GAAAGGATCATACTGACCACAAAGGAAAGTCACAATCTTCTGTTGAATTGGGTACCTCGTCAGGGGCCATGATGCCGTTTGGAGGTCTGAACAATATGAGACAACCTGATAATAATAACTCTTCAGGGTCCCCTTCTGCTGGAAAATCTCTGGAAGCTACGTCATTCTGCAAGGGAACTGAGAGTGCAATAATGACTGGGGACAAAGGTATTCTTTCTGAAGAAAGGAAACATCTCCTAGCTGTCAAAAAAGTAGAGCTTGAAAAGCAAATTCAAGAAAGAGCTGGTGCACAAGCTTCGTCAGCTACTTCTTTTCAGCAGCAAGATTCCTCTAGTACAAAGGGTGATGTTGACAGTGGTAATCTTCAGGTTGGACTGTCCAACCGACCTTCCTCTGTCATTGGGCTGAATAAGCAGATGAATCCTGAGATAAATGGCTTTACCGGATTTGCTAGTTCTGATGAGGCTTCAGAAGGACCCTCGCAAGTCTCTTCTCTTCAGCATGAGTTGCCAATAGAAAGAAGAGACAATGTTGTTAATCAGTTTCAAAATATGGTTAACAGTGGTGGTTCTCGAAACCATCATTCTCTAAACCACTTGACGTATGCTTTGAAAGAGCACTTGAAACCTGTTCCAGGGACTGGCATTGATCCCCAGGGAGCAAGCTTGATGAAGGATGCAGATTTATTAGCGAAAAATGTTTCTTCAG ATGGGTTCAAAACAGTTCCTGTTAATGATGCATCAAGACATGATGCCACTTTTTCTACAGACATAGAAGAGAATGGGAGGTTACCTCCTCCAAAATATACAATGTCAGGAAGGTGGATTATGGATCAGCAGAAAAAGAGGCTTCTAGTTCAGCAAAACTGGgtacaaaaacaacaaaaaacaaagcAAATAATGACCACATGTTTCCTCAAGCTAAAG GAAAATGTGAGCTCATCTGAGGATATATCTGCTAAAACAAAAAGCgtcatagagttgaagaaactTCAATTATTAGACCTCCAGCGCCGTCTCCGCAG TGATTTTCTGAATGATTTTTTCAAACCAATTACAACTGAGATGGAACAGTTGAAATCGGTTAAGAAGCATAGGCATGGTAGAAGGGTCAAACAACTAGAAAGGTATGAGCATAAAATGAGGGAAGAACGTCAAAAAAGAATCCGTGAAAGACAGAAGGAGTTTTTCAGTGAGATAGAAGTCCACAA gGAAAAGCTTGATGATGTGTTCAAAATCAAAAGGGAACGGTGGAAGGGTGTCAATAGATATGTGAAAGAGTACCATAAAAGAAAAGAGCGCATTCATCGTGAGAAGATTGATAGGATCCagcgggagaagattaatttgTTGAAAATAAACGATGTGGAAGGTTATCTACGGATGGTTCAG GATGCGAAATCTGATCGTGTGAAGCAACTTCTTAAAGAGACCGAGAAGTATCTCCAAAAGCTTGGTTCCAAGCTACAAGAAGCAAAGACTGCAGCAGGTCGCTTTGAACATGATATTGATGAGGCACAATGTGGCAGTTTTCTTGATAAGAGTGAATCTACTCTTGAAAATGAGGATGAAGGTGATCAGGCCAAG CATTATCTGGAAAGCAATGAGAAATATTATATGATGGCACACAG TGTAAAGGAGAGCATTGCAGAGCAGCCATCTTGTTTGAAGGGCGGAAAATTGAGGGA GTATCAAATGAATGGCCTGAGGTGGCTTGTTTCCTTATATAACAACCACTTGAATGGAATCCTCGCAGATGAAATGGGACTGGGCAAAACTGTTCAg GTTATTTCTCTAATTTGCTACCTGATGGAAAGTAAAAATGATAGGGGGCCATTTCTTGTGGTTGTGCCCTCTTCTGTTCTACCTGGTTGGGATTCAGAAATCAACTTTTGGGCTCCTGATGTACATAAAATTGTCTATGCTGGACCACCTGAGGAGCGACGTCGGTTATTTAA GGACAGGATTGTTCACCAGAAATTCAATGTCCTCCTGACAACATATGAATATCTAATGAACAAGCATGACAGACCAAAGCTTAGCAAAATACACTGGCATTATATAATAATTGATGAGGGCCATCGCATAAAAAATGCTTCTTGCAAGTTGAATGCTGACTTAAAACACTATCAGAGTTCTCATAGATTGTTGTTAACTGGAACTCCATTGCAG AACAATCTTGAGGAACTATGGGCGCTACTTAACTTCTTGTTACCTAACATATTTAATTCATCTGAGGATTTTTCCCAGTGGTTTAATAAGCCATTTGAGAGTGCTGGAGATAACTCGCCagatgaa GCCTTACTATCCGAGGAGGAGAACCTCTTGATCATCAATCGTCTGCACCAAGTTCTGAGACCATTCGTACTTCGGAGGCTTAAACACAAG GTTGAAAATGAACTTCCCGAAAAGATTGAAAGACTTGTAAGATGTGAGGCTTCTGCGTATCAAAAACTTTTGATGAAGAGAGTGGAAGAAAATCTTGGCTCTATTGGCACAACAaag GCACGGTCGGTGCACAACTCTGTCATGGAGCTTCGTAATATCTGCAATCATCCATATCTCAGCCAGCTTCATGCAGAGGAG GTGGATAACTTTATACCTAGGCATTATCTACCCCCAATTATTAGACTTTGTGGGAAGCTTGAGATGTTGGACCGTATTTTACCTAAATTGAAGGCAGCAGATCATCGG GTTCTTTTCTTCTCAACAATGACTAGGCTTCTTGATGTTATGGAGGAATACTTAACTCTTAAACAGCATCGGTACCTTCGGCTGGATGGGCATACCTCGGGAGGTGATCGTGGGGCCCTAATAGACCTGTTTAACCAACCTGgttctccatattttatatttttgctcag CATTCGTGCTGGTGGCGTTGGAGTGAATCTTCAAGCTGCTGACACAGTGATTATATTTGACACTGACTGGAATCCACAG GTTGACCTGCAAGCACAAGCAAGGGCTCATAGAATTGGTCAGAAGAAGGATGTTTTAGTACTTCGATTTGAAACA GTTCAAACTGTTGAAGAACAAGTCAGAGCTTCTGCTGAGCACAAACTGGGAGTTGCTAATCAGAGCATTACTGCTGGGTTTTTTGACAATAATACAAG TGCTGAGGACCGAAGAGAATACTTGGAATCCCTCCTGCGTGAGTGTAAGAAAGAGGAAGCGGCACCTGTATTGGATGATGATGCTTTAAATGATCTCTTAGCACGCAG TGAAGCAGAAATAGATGTGTTTGAGGCTGTTGACCAAAAAAGGCGCGAAGATGAGATG GCTACATGGAAGAAGTTGGTATCTGGGCCAGCAACTGATGGTTCTGAGCCTATTCCTACCCTTCCTTCACGTCTAGTTACAGATGAAGACTTGAAACAATTCTATGAAGCGATGAAGATATTCGATGTGTCCAAGGATGAAGTAGCATCTAACGGAATCAAGAGGAAGAGTGGAACTCCTGGGGGCCTCGATACTCAACATTACGGAAGGGGAAAACGTGCAAGAGAG GTGCGTTCCTATGAAGAACAATGGACAGAGGAGGAGTTTGATAAGATGTGTAAAGCTGAATCTCCTGGATCACCGAAAGTAATGGAAGAAGTGATAGAGTCCAATTGCAAAACAAATGCTTCTAGCTTTGCTGCAACCGCTTCTGTCACGGAGACTGCAGTGGTGCCTCCAGTGGCCCCTGCAACATCATCTCTTGGGAGTTTGCCTGTGCATAAAGTCAAAGATATAACACCACCTGCTAAACGTGGACGTGGCAGGCCAAGAAGAATAACCTCAGATAAGTTGCCTGTAACTGCAGTCCCTCTGGCTACTTCCGGAACTGTTGAAGTGGACATGCAGGTAAAGGAAGGAACTTTGCTTGGTCAAGTAGTATTGTCAACTCTCGAATCTATTTCTCATTCTTCTGAAGTTATTGGTGTGAGTGGACCTGCGCAGCAGTCTGCTACTGGTGTTTCTCCTAATCTGACAACTCCACCCAACTCTCAAGCAGAGGGTACTACTGTTTCTGTGCCAATACAAACAAGAGGACAAGGCCGGAAATCTCAAGGTGGAGGGGAGGCAACTAGACGTAGAGGGAAGAAGCAGGTTCTAGTGTTGCCTCCTGTATCTGGGGTTTCTATTGGTCCTGATTTAAAGATGAATGAGCAGTTGGAACACAAACCCCTGAATCCATCTGCTGGTGAAGCTATCTCCCAAGGTGATACTGTTTCCTCCAGTGCTACGGTACAACATTCAAGTACAGAACCGGGTTCTGTGACTTTAAGCAGTGGAGGTGATAATAAATCTGGAGTTGGGATTGCTCTGAGTTCTCAGCAGCCCCTTCCTTTGTCCTCTGTTACTCCTGTGCCTCAAACTGTTCCTACTTATCCTTCTGTACCTATACAAAATGATGGGCAACATCAGAAGCCTCAAAATGGATCAGGAGCTCCCCGACGCAGGGGAAAGAAAAAAGCAATGGTATTGCCTATTCCAGATGTTTCAGGTAGTCAGAATTTGCACCTTACTTCCAATTTACAAAGCTCATCAGGCAATGTATTACATGATAAAGCCACGGAGTTGAAAAGCTTGCAAGATAGCCTTGTTCAGGAATCACACAGTGTTGTCCAAGATCATGCATCACATAGTATTGTTGATAAGGATTTAAAATCAACTGAAGTATCTGGTGATATAGCCAATAAGGCATTGGTTGAATCAACAACTGAAGATAATACCAAAAGATCTCCTG GGTTGGAAATAGAGAAGGTTCAGAATTCTGATATGCATGGTTCTGCTTCCATCCATTTATCCAATACCCTTGTTCTGGAGAATTCAAGGAACAAAAGTTTCTGTGACTCAACCTTGCCTGTTACAGAGGTTACAAGGGACCAACAATTGGAGGCGAAAACTCATCACTGTGATGAAGCTTCAAAACCTGATACTTTTCCAGTCCATtctacaaaagaaacaaaaggaaGTTCTAACAAGGCTGTAGAACCTATGGCTGCACAAGCAGTTCCCAATGCATCAGACAATGCTTATCCTTCCATATCAGGTTCTGAATCCATTCAGCCATGCCCACCTGAATCCATGCCAGTTAAAAGGCAAGGCCGTAAAACTCAAAATAGAGTGGAGCCACCCCGGCGTAGGGGGAGAAAATCATCTTCGGCATCTCCTGTTGTTTCTGATTCCCTTGCTACCCAGGATCCTAATTTAAATAATGATTTTCAGAAGTCATCAGTAGAGTCATCGGTGGGTAAAGTCGCTACAGATGTCGCTCAAGCTCAAGCATTTCAGATCCTTTTGCCCAGTGGAGGCGCTGCTCATGATTTAAACACGAAAGAGGGAGCTGCCATTTCTTCTCTAAACAAGCAGCAAAAAGTTGCACCAGGAAGGGTTGATAGTGCACCAGTATCCTCAGATAAGATTACTGCTTTTGGCCGAATGCAAAATGTCAATGATGTGGCTAGGGTTATGAAAGAAGTTTTCTCTGGAACCTGCTTGCCAAAGCCTAAAGCAGCAGATTCTGCTGCCGGCGAACTCTTAAAAACTAATACTACAATTGATTCCATGAATACCCAGTTGAATGCTGATAAAGCAGGTTATGATATAACAAATTCGGAAGCAGCATGTCTAACTCCAGGCATTGCTGTGAAcatacaagaaaaagaatcagaGGGGGAATTCAATAATCAGAAATTGGAGGACAAAGCAAGTTCAGATATACCAAATACTGGAGCAGTGGATGTCTCCAATAACATGTGTTTGCGGGATAAAACAGGTAAGGAGCATGACAAGCAATCTGAAGTATCTGACATGCAGATTCTTGAGAGCAAAGAAAATTCCGATATGCCAACTACTGGAGCAGTGAACAGAAATGAAAGACAATTAGAGGAAACATCCACTACTCTGTATCTTGAAGGTAAAGCAGCGTCAGACAAGCCAACTACAGGAGTAGTGGATGCCTTCAATTTTCAGTGTTCAGAGAATAAAACTGATTCTGATATGTCTGCTACTGAAgtagaatttttaatttcagACCTTCCGGTGAATACGCATGAAAAGCAATCTGTGGAAGCATTGAATATTCGGAATCTGGAGGATAAAGCAAGTTTGGATATACTAACTACTGAAGCAGCCTGCCCAGACTTGGACCATGCGGTTAACAAATATGACAAGGAAGTAATGGAGGCATCGAATATTCAGATTTTGGAGGATAAAGTGAATTCCGATATGCCAACTGCTGGAGTAGTGGTTACATCGAACGACCAGTTTTTGGAGGTTAAAGCTGGAATGGATGAACCTACTTCTGGAGCAGCTTGTCTAACTTCAGATCTTTCAATTAATCAGCgtgaacaattggaggaagcttccAGCATTCAGAAGCCGGATGTTGAATCAAGTTCAGATGTGCCAGCTACTGGGGGAGTGAGTGCCTCCAATATCCAATGTTCAGAGGATAAACCATATTCTGAGATATCAGCTGGTGAAGATGGATGTGCGACTGTGGACCTTGCAGTGAACGGGAAAGAAAAACAATCAGAGGAGGAATCCAATATTCAGAATCTGGGGAATAAAATAAGTTCGGATATGCCAACCACTGGAGCATTGTGCTTGACTCCAATCATTCCTACAGATGGGAATGTGCAGCTATCTGAGCCTCCATCTGATCAAGAAATAACTGCTTTGAATGAGCCCCTACCTAGTGCTATGGAGGTTGACACCCCCATTTGTGATGATATCAAAGAAAAGCAAGACCATATTCAACATTGTACTAAAACTTGTTCTAATCAGAGTGAAGTGGAGGCTCTTGATGCAACTCCACTTAGTTCTGCAGTAAGGACTGAGTGTCTGTCTGAATCAAGTACAAAGTCTTCACCTCTTGCTTCTTCTGGTGAAAATATGTCTGATCAACCACAAGTGATCCCATCCTGCCCTCTGACTCCCACCGTTTCTAAGGAATTGGTAAATTCTCCTATTTCTAAATCTTGTGAAATCAATTACAGAAATGAAGTCAATTGTTCAATGCAAGATTCTGATTTGCTGGAGCGAGAGTCTCAGATAACAGTTGGAAATAATTCTCAAAATGCATTAGAACTTGCTATAGAACAAAATGCTTTATCACCTTCGGAAACGGAGGCCACCaatgttgcattaagtgggaaGTATTTAGATGCTTTAAAACATGCTGAGTTGCATGAGAATCCATTAGTTAAGAGCTGTTCACAATCCCTCTCTGAGGGGAAAATGAACATGGGGGATTTCATATGTGAACAACCTGTGTCTGCTGTTGATATATCTTCGAATATTGACCCAGTTCCCAAGGAAAATGTGATATCCGCAGCAGCTATTGGTGATACCAATGTTGATTCTTCTGTGGTTTGCCCAATGAATATTGACACATCTCTGAGTAACCAAGTTACAATTGTGCAGGACAATGAGATTGTGACAAAGAGTTGCCGACAGGATGTAGATACGTCCTCAGCAGATGAGGTGGAAAAAATCATAGATCAATCTCCTGATGAACCTGTTGATAGGTCAGTCTTACAACAAACATCAGGGTCAAAAGCTGTGGCCAATTCTTCAGTGGATGCTTCTCAGTCTGTCCTTGTGGAAGAGGGAACCATATCTGAAACTGCAATTTTACCCTCATCGTCCTTTAGCATAGATGATAACAAGGTCTCATCCAAAACCTGTGCAATTAGTAACTCTGAAACTCTGGAAGAGGCAATGGAGGAGGGTGCGACTGACCGCTCTGAATTCCTGCCCCCAGAGAAAGGTGCAGAGGAGAGCTGTAGGAATGCCACTGAG GTTCCCTCTACAGTTCCAGTGCTGCTTCAGGAATCGATTGATTCTGAAGGTGACCACCGTGATCAAGGCAAGTCACAG GTTGGTGGGATACCTGAAAATCATGAAACTGGAATGCTTGCTGCTCCTAAAACATCTGAAGGGGGGAATGAGGTTGAGACCTTTTCTGATAAAGGTCCACTAGGATCATCTGATGCTTGGGATGAATCAAAAGGATTAGCTGATATGGAGAATCAGACAGAAGCCATTCAGAACCATGCTGCTGAAATTGATGTCCCATGTACATCTGCATCAGGGGACAAGGCCGAGGGTGAACCTAAAGGATTAGCTGATATGGAGAATCAGGCAGAAGCCATTCAGAACCGTTCTGCTGAGATGGATGTCCTGTGTTTGTCTGCATCAGGGGTTAAGGCCGAGGGTGAATCTAAAGAAGTAGCTGATATGGAGAATCGGGCGGAAGCCATTCAAAACTGTGCTGCTGAGATGGATGTCCCATGTACATCTGCACCAGGGGACAAGGCCGAGGGTGAATCTAAAGGATTAGCTGATATGGAGAATCTGGCAGAAGCCATTCAAGATTGTGCTGCTGAGATGCATGTCCCGTGTGTGTCTTCACCAGGGGACAAGGCCGAGGGTGAATATAAAGGATTAGCTGATATGGAGAATGAGGTAGAAACCATTGAGAGCTGTGCTGCTGAGATGGAAGTGTCATGTTCCTCTGCATCAGGGGACAAGGCAGAGGGTGAGAATGTTTTAGTTGGCACGAAGGAAAAAATTCTGGTGTCAGAAGACACTGAAGCTTTTGCAGTTGATGAAACAGATGTTTCTAATGGCGGTCCAGCTGTGCCCGAAACAACATCAGCCAATGGGGCTCCACTTCCATGTTCTTCGCTGAGAGTGGGTGAACCTTTCGTGGGGCATGATACTAAAGGAACTGAAACTGGTGTCGCCAACCATGATAATCAAGCCATACGGCAAAATGCTCTGAAAGATGCAGAAGAGTGCTCTTCTTCTGCAGCCGCTGACATAATTGAAAAGAGCTCACCTCAGAAGGATGTCATTGAATCTTCTCCGTTGCTGCCGCTGGAAACATCTGTTGATGGGGTTCCACCTCCATGCTCTTCAGTTGCTGAGGGCGAACGTGTAGAGAGTTTGTCTGATGAGGCTTTGGTTGATTCTGCTGTGAAGCTTGGTACTAAAAATTCTGAAGCTTCCCAGGATAATCTAGTTTTGCAAGAAAATGCATTGAACGAAATGGAAAAAACCCTTCCTTCAGCAACTGAGGATAGAGTTGCAGTGTGCTCACCTGAGAAGGATAATTTAACAACTGCTTGCTCAGAAGCACCCCAGGAATCCGAAAAGTATGAAAATGTGCAGAACCGGTCTGAGGAAGAACCTGGCCAGAGTTCAGTGGCTGAAGAAACCAAAAAAGACTGA